From Brevibacillus marinus, a single genomic window includes:
- a CDS encoding ABC transporter permease, whose translation MTFRQFAFNNVTRSKRTYAAFFFSSVFSVMIFFMYAMFIYHPDVEQDIENGAIRAAAVKGLLAAEYIIYLFSFFFLLYAVSAFLKKRQKEFAILFIHGMSHGQRNKLIIWENLIVGCFAMLCGIGLGMVLAKLFFLFAAYLLDTEPLPFYLPWRAILLTTAAFAALFLLITLLTLLSLGKQRPIDLLKGSKQPKSEPKASVWLSLLAAVLIGLGYTAAILAEGVMVPALLLPVSFVVSVGTYFLFTQLSVYTIRALKRNRRLYWHKTNMITFSDLAFRIKDNARMFFLVSIVSTVAFCAVGTLAAYASSIRETALAGEPFAFSYTAKRGQPLVEQNLQTIEQTLTDHNLPFTKHTLTIKVRGNEANRGDTGWVKLSDYNAFAQATGHETITLAADEAVELTYDALPSVQDKTIAVNGRTLRVERQALNLVSRMLVANEVYLVADQVYEQIAPTREYLSVGYAVENWEESLAAARQLTEAISSAKTEEDYFSARVFAYHSMRQMANTMLFVGLFVGLLFFVVSGSFLYFRLYTDLESDKQQYSAIAKIGLSEQELAKIVTTQVALLFFLPIVVAIIHSAVAFVSLQHMLELVFVSSIVKPTAFVLGCFLLVQIVYFLLIRSRYLHHVKSAIR comes from the coding sequence ATGACCTTTCGGCAGTTCGCCTTTAACAACGTGACGCGCAGCAAGCGGACGTACGCCGCGTTTTTCTTCAGCAGCGTGTTCTCGGTGATGATTTTTTTCATGTACGCCATGTTTATCTACCATCCGGACGTTGAGCAGGACATCGAGAACGGAGCAATCCGCGCCGCGGCGGTGAAAGGATTGTTGGCGGCCGAATACATCATCTACCTGTTTTCCTTCTTTTTCCTGTTATACGCGGTCAGCGCCTTCCTCAAAAAGCGGCAAAAAGAGTTCGCGATCTTGTTCATCCACGGGATGTCGCACGGGCAGCGGAACAAACTGATCATCTGGGAAAACCTGATCGTCGGATGCTTCGCCATGCTCTGCGGGATTGGCCTGGGCATGGTGCTGGCGAAGCTGTTTTTCCTGTTCGCCGCTTACCTGCTGGATACGGAACCGCTGCCGTTTTACCTGCCGTGGCGGGCGATCCTGCTCACGACTGCAGCGTTCGCCGCGCTGTTTTTGCTGATCACGCTGCTGACGCTCCTGTCGCTCGGCAAACAGCGGCCGATTGACCTGCTGAAAGGGAGCAAACAGCCAAAAAGCGAGCCCAAGGCGTCTGTCTGGCTCTCCTTGTTGGCTGCCGTGCTGATCGGCTTGGGCTATACCGCGGCGATCCTCGCGGAGGGCGTAATGGTGCCCGCATTGCTGCTGCCGGTCAGCTTCGTCGTGAGCGTGGGCACCTATTTCCTGTTTACGCAGTTGAGCGTCTACACGATCCGCGCCTTGAAGCGGAATCGCCGCCTGTACTGGCACAAGACCAACATGATCACCTTCTCCGACCTGGCCTTTCGGATAAAAGACAACGCGCGCATGTTTTTTCTCGTCTCGATCGTCTCCACGGTCGCTTTCTGTGCAGTGGGCACGCTGGCCGCTTACGCCAGCTCGATCCGCGAGACAGCGCTGGCAGGCGAGCCGTTTGCGTTCAGCTATACCGCAAAACGGGGACAGCCGCTGGTCGAACAAAACCTGCAGACGATCGAACAAACCTTGACCGACCATAACCTGCCATTCACCAAGCATACGCTGACGATCAAGGTGCGGGGAAACGAAGCCAACCGCGGAGATACGGGATGGGTCAAACTGTCCGACTACAACGCGTTCGCCCAGGCTACGGGCCATGAAACGATCACCCTCGCGGCGGACGAAGCGGTCGAGCTGACCTACGATGCGCTGCCGTCCGTGCAGGACAAAACGATTGCGGTCAACGGCAGGACACTGCGCGTGGAACGGCAGGCGCTCAACCTGGTTTCGCGCATGTTGGTAGCCAATGAAGTCTACCTCGTCGCCGATCAGGTGTACGAGCAGATCGCCCCGACCCGCGAGTACCTGAGTGTCGGCTACGCCGTGGAAAACTGGGAGGAATCGCTTGCGGCGGCGCGGCAGCTTACGGAAGCGATCTCCTCCGCCAAGACGGAAGAGGACTATTTCTCGGCCCGCGTGTTCGCCTATCATTCGATGCGGCAAATGGCCAACACGATGCTGTTCGTCGGATTGTTTGTGGGCCTTCTCTTCTTCGTCGTATCCGGCAGTTTCCTCTACTTCCGGCTGTATACCGATCTCGAGTCGGACAAACAGCAGTACAGCGCGATTGCCAAAATCGGTCTGTCGGAACAAGAGCTGGCGAAAATCGTGACGACGCAAGTCGCCCTGCTGTTCTTCCTGCCGATTGTGGTGGCGATCATCCACAGCGCGGTCGCCTTTGTTTCCCTGCAGCACATGCTGGAGCTGGTCTTCGTCTCCTCGATCGTCAAACCGACGGCGTTCGTGCTGGGCTGTTTCTTGCTGGTGCAGATCGTCTACTTCCTGCTGATTCGCAGCCGCTACCTGCATCATGTCAAATCGGCGATACGCTGA
- a CDS encoding RNA polymerase sigma factor: MHTPAEYQHMYGEYCNKIYRYFRRRVASKWDAEDLTATVFLKVYAKQAQYDGRYPFRAWIYRIAHNTLVDFLRKRREQPVDIECLERTETDVAVLPEQQLLRKESRSQLWEQVGRLTAEQAALLTLKYQAGLPTEEIAALLGKSTNAIKASHHRALKQLHRRLVLRKSRKGWES; encoded by the coding sequence ATGCACACACCCGCAGAATACCAGCACATGTATGGTGAATATTGCAACAAGATTTACCGCTACTTCCGCCGCCGCGTCGCGAGCAAATGGGATGCCGAAGACCTGACCGCGACAGTTTTCCTCAAAGTGTACGCCAAACAAGCCCAGTACGACGGCAGGTATCCCTTTCGCGCCTGGATCTATCGGATCGCGCACAATACGCTGGTCGATTTTTTGCGCAAAAGACGGGAACAGCCGGTTGACATCGAATGTTTGGAGCGGACGGAGACAGATGTTGCCGTCCTTCCCGAGCAGCAGCTGCTGCGCAAAGAGTCGCGGTCACAGTTGTGGGAACAGGTTGGCCGCCTGACAGCGGAACAGGCGGCGCTGCTCACGCTGAAGTACCAAGCCGGTTTGCCCACGGAGGAAATCGCCGCGCTGCTGGGCAAGAGCACGAACGCCATCAAGGCGAGTCACCATCGGGCGCTGAAACAACTGCATAGGCGGCTGGTTTTGCGGAAGAGCAGGAAGGGATGGGAATCGTAA
- a CDS encoding bifunctional homocysteine S-methyltransferase/methylenetetrahydrofolate reductase, translating to MGKKLPLHDYLHDHLLIGDGAMATQLYQLGVPVGVSFEELCLSNPKLVYEVHASYYAAGARLLETNTFGANRESLSRYNLESRVSRINRAAVAIAREAAQEDAYVVGSIGSIVAGRVLTQPLDGYRDLFEEQATALLHAGVDGLILETFLDLEELLLAIEVVRSLTDLPIIAQLATLEVGRTRDGYTLTEAFKQLKQAGSDVIGLNCRLGPAEVLRSFETTVVPDEVQLSAFPNAGRLGLADGALAYKSSPEYFGESALRLREQGVRLIGGCCGTTPAHVRAIAQALAGLEPLPRSNPQLTPEERQTLAVRSVKQRQRPSIVELVKQRHTVIVELDPPKDLDIESYLEGCRELQKAGADAITLADNSLANVRMSNMALGAIMKSKFGIDPLVHIACRDRNLIGQQSHLMGLHALGIDQVLVVTGDPSRFGDLPGASSVFDVSSFELIRMVKQLNNGYSFAGKPLKQQAQFIVGAAFNPHVRRIEAAVQRLERKVEAGADFVMTQPVYDGETIKLIYEATKHIPIPIFIGIMPLTSWRNAQFLHHEVPGIKLSQEALLRMKRVEKGEAARREGIAMAKELLDIAMKYFHGIYLITPFNYYQMTAELTEYVLEKSLHEEVTAGKAVSS from the coding sequence ATGGGGAAAAAACTACCGCTGCACGACTATTTGCACGATCACCTGCTGATCGGCGACGGAGCGATGGCCACCCAGTTGTATCAATTGGGAGTTCCGGTCGGCGTCAGCTTTGAAGAGCTGTGTCTGTCCAATCCCAAGCTGGTCTACGAGGTGCACGCGTCGTATTACGCCGCCGGTGCCCGGCTGCTGGAGACCAATACGTTCGGCGCCAACCGCGAGAGTTTGTCCCGTTACAATCTGGAAAGCCGGGTGAGCCGGATCAACCGGGCCGCTGTGGCGATCGCCAGGGAAGCGGCACAAGAAGACGCCTATGTCGTCGGCAGTATCGGTTCGATTGTCGCCGGCCGCGTCCTGACGCAACCGCTGGACGGCTACCGCGACCTGTTTGAGGAACAGGCGACCGCGCTCCTGCACGCGGGGGTAGACGGGCTGATCCTGGAGACGTTTCTCGATCTGGAGGAGCTTCTTTTGGCCATCGAAGTGGTACGTTCCCTGACCGACCTGCCGATCATCGCGCAGCTGGCGACGCTGGAGGTGGGGCGGACGCGGGACGGGTATACGCTGACGGAGGCGTTCAAGCAGCTCAAACAGGCGGGCAGCGACGTCATCGGCCTGAACTGCCGTCTGGGCCCCGCCGAGGTGCTGCGCTCCTTCGAGACGACGGTGGTGCCGGACGAGGTGCAGCTCTCCGCCTTCCCCAATGCCGGCCGGCTGGGCCTGGCCGACGGGGCGCTCGCCTACAAATCTTCGCCGGAATACTTTGGCGAAAGCGCGCTGCGGCTGCGCGAACAGGGGGTGCGGCTGATCGGCGGCTGCTGCGGCACGACCCCCGCGCACGTCCGCGCCATCGCGCAGGCGTTGGCCGGTCTCGAGCCGCTGCCCCGCAGCAATCCGCAGCTCACGCCGGAAGAGCGGCAGACCCTCGCCGTGCGCAGCGTGAAGCAGCGGCAGCGGCCGAGCATCGTCGAGTTGGTCAAACAGCGGCATACCGTGATTGTCGAACTGGACCCGCCCAAAGATCTCGATATCGAATCGTACCTGGAAGGATGTCGCGAACTGCAAAAAGCAGGCGCGGATGCGATTACGCTCGCCGACAACTCGCTGGCCAACGTGCGGATGAGCAACATGGCGCTGGGGGCGATCATGAAAAGCAAGTTCGGCATCGATCCGCTGGTGCACATCGCCTGCCGCGACCGCAACCTGATCGGTCAGCAGTCGCATCTGATGGGGCTGCACGCGTTGGGCATCGACCAGGTGCTGGTCGTCACCGGTGATCCGTCGCGTTTCGGCGATCTGCCGGGAGCCAGCTCCGTGTTTGACGTCAGCTCGTTTGAACTGATCCGCATGGTGAAACAGCTGAACAACGGCTATTCGTTCGCGGGCAAACCGCTCAAGCAGCAAGCCCAGTTTATCGTGGGCGCGGCCTTTAACCCGCACGTGCGGCGGATCGAGGCGGCGGTGCAGCGGCTGGAGCGCAAAGTGGAGGCGGGCGCCGACTTTGTCATGACGCAGCCGGTCTACGACGGCGAGACGATCAAGCTGATCTACGAGGCTACCAAACACATCCCCATCCCGATCTTCATCGGCATCATGCCGCTGACCAGCTGGCGCAACGCGCAATTTCTGCACCACGAAGTCCCCGGGATCAAGCTGTCGCAGGAAGCGCTGCTGCGGATGAAGCGGGTGGAAAAGGGGGAAGCGGCCCGCCGCGAGGGGATCGCCATGGCCAAGGAACTGCTCGACATCGCGATGAAGTATTTCCACGGCATTTACCTGATCACCCCGTTCAACTACTACCAGATGACGGCCGAGCTGACGGAGTACGTGTTGGAAAAATCGCTGCACGAAGAAGTGACAGCGGGAAAAGCGGTCAGCTCGTGA
- a CDS encoding ABC transporter ATP-binding protein, translating to MDMLQVKRLSKIYGGKVTYRALTDIDFTVRKGEFVGIMGPSGSGKTTLLNLISTIDTPTSGEVLLNGINPHQLKRGQLALFRRRELGFVFQDFNLLDTLTIGENIVLPLTLDKQSVPLMEAKLRTVAEKLGITDILDKRTYEVSGGQQQRAAIARAIIHQPSLLLADEPTGNLDSKSSRIVMETLQTINATEGTTMLMVTHDPLAASYCHRLIFIKDGQLYNELYRGESRQAFFQKIIDVLSMLGGDVHDLSAVRL from the coding sequence ATGGACATGCTGCAAGTGAAACGTCTCAGCAAGATTTACGGCGGCAAGGTGACCTACCGCGCGCTGACCGACATCGACTTCACGGTTCGCAAGGGAGAATTCGTGGGGATTATGGGCCCTTCGGGCAGCGGGAAAACGACCTTGCTCAACCTCATTTCGACGATCGATACCCCGACCTCCGGGGAAGTGCTGCTCAACGGCATCAACCCGCATCAGCTGAAACGAGGGCAGCTGGCCTTGTTTCGCCGCCGGGAATTGGGCTTCGTCTTCCAGGATTTCAACCTGCTGGACACGCTGACAATCGGCGAAAACATCGTGCTGCCGCTTACCTTGGACAAGCAAAGCGTCCCGCTGATGGAAGCGAAACTGCGTACCGTGGCGGAAAAGCTGGGCATCACCGACATTCTCGACAAACGGACGTATGAAGTATCGGGCGGTCAGCAGCAGCGGGCGGCGATCGCCCGCGCGATCATCCACCAGCCATCGCTGCTGTTGGCCGACGAACCGACCGGCAACCTGGACTCCAAATCGTCGCGCATCGTGATGGAGACGCTGCAAACGATCAACGCGACAGAGGGGACGACGATGCTGATGGTCACGCACGACCCGCTGGCCGCCAGCTACTGTCACCGCCTGATCTTCATCAAGGACGGCCAGCTTTACAACGAACTGTACCGGGGAGAAAGCCGCCAGGCCTTCTTCCAGAAAATCATTGACGTGCTGTCGATGTTGGGAGGGGACGTGCATGACCTTTCGGCAGTTCGCCTTTAA
- a CDS encoding sensor histidine kinase, which yields MRLFLREQLWFALLFPLQLALLLLIFWLDGYWNPWIVAYAVFLSLFFATVYLAIRYLTHYRLYQRLSRPVHSLDELLQSLGDAPLARALDENFQQHYRLYREQLHGWEQKQREHNTFIQQWVHQMKTPISVIQLLLQDVEDSLADSVREELDRLKHGLETVLYLSRLERFDRDFVIEPVALRSLVQQVISANKRLFIRNEVYPELEVDERWQVESDEKWLGFVLLQLITNAVRYSAGISKKIRFVAYPRGRQLALEVQDYGIGIPKQDLARVFQPYFTGENGRKYQESTGMGLYLVREICNRLEHGLELESEPGKGTTVRLLFSAPISTLQQRKVAES from the coding sequence ATGCGCCTGTTTTTGCGAGAACAACTGTGGTTCGCCCTGCTCTTCCCGCTGCAGCTTGCTCTCCTGCTGTTGATCTTCTGGCTGGACGGCTACTGGAATCCGTGGATCGTCGCCTACGCGGTCTTTCTCTCTCTGTTTTTCGCCACCGTTTACCTGGCGATCCGCTATCTCACCCACTATCGCCTCTATCAACGGCTGAGCAGGCCCGTTCACTCCCTGGACGAGCTGCTGCAATCGCTGGGGGATGCTCCCCTGGCCCGGGCATTGGACGAGAACTTTCAACAGCATTACCGCCTGTACCGGGAACAGCTGCACGGCTGGGAGCAGAAGCAGCGCGAACACAACACGTTTATCCAGCAGTGGGTGCACCAGATGAAAACGCCCATCTCGGTCATTCAGCTGCTGCTGCAGGACGTGGAGGACAGCCTGGCGGACAGCGTGCGGGAAGAACTGGACCGCTTGAAGCACGGGTTGGAGACGGTCCTGTACTTGTCCCGTTTGGAACGCTTCGATCGCGACTTCGTGATTGAACCCGTTGCGCTGCGCTCGCTTGTACAGCAGGTGATCTCCGCCAACAAGCGGCTGTTCATCCGCAATGAAGTGTATCCGGAGCTGGAGGTGGACGAGCGGTGGCAGGTCGAATCGGACGAGAAATGGCTCGGCTTTGTGCTCTTGCAGTTGATCACCAACGCCGTTCGCTACTCGGCGGGAATCAGCAAAAAGATCCGCTTTGTCGCCTATCCGCGGGGCAGGCAGCTGGCGCTGGAAGTGCAAGATTACGGGATCGGGATCCCCAAACAGGACCTCGCGCGTGTCTTTCAACCCTATTTTACCGGGGAAAACGGCCGGAAGTATCAGGAGTCGACGGGGATGGGCCTGTATCTGGTGCGCGAGATCTGCAATCGCCTGGAACACGGGCTGGAGCTGGAATCGGAGCCGGGCAAAGGCACGACTGTCCGCCTCCTCTTCTCCGCACCCATTTCTACCTTACAACAGCGTAAGGTTGCCGAAAGCTAA
- a CDS encoding response regulator transcription factor: MFTIMIVEDDRKIVQLLIRQLDKYGYRTVEVRQFDRVLEEFHAYQPDLVLLDVNLPKYDGFYWCRQIRSVSTCPILFISARESKMDQVMALEYGADDYITKPFDYDVVLAKIGSQLRRAYGMYAAPGSERKVERAGLTLYPERLELLYQGQTVELSKKEALLIELLLSQSPRVVSRERLLEKLWDEQFVDENTLNVYVTRARNKLKELNLDGAIETVRGVGYRLKVTWGEH; encoded by the coding sequence ATGTTCACCATCATGATTGTGGAGGACGACCGCAAAATCGTCCAATTGTTAATCAGACAACTGGATAAATACGGCTACCGGACGGTGGAAGTGAGGCAGTTTGACCGCGTTCTCGAGGAATTTCACGCGTATCAACCGGATCTGGTGCTGCTTGACGTCAACCTGCCCAAATACGACGGGTTTTACTGGTGTCGGCAAATCCGCTCCGTCTCTACCTGCCCGATTCTCTTTATTTCGGCGCGGGAGAGCAAGATGGACCAGGTGATGGCGCTGGAATACGGCGCGGACGATTACATCACCAAACCGTTTGACTACGACGTCGTACTGGCCAAAATCGGCAGTCAGCTTCGCCGTGCCTACGGCATGTACGCGGCGCCAGGCAGTGAACGAAAGGTTGAACGGGCCGGCTTGACGCTCTATCCGGAACGGCTGGAACTGCTCTATCAAGGCCAAACGGTGGAATTGAGCAAAAAGGAAGCGCTGCTCATCGAGCTGCTGCTTTCCCAGTCTCCCCGCGTCGTCAGTCGGGAGAGGCTGTTGGAAAAACTCTGGGATGAACAGTTCGTCGATGAAAATACGCTCAACGTCTACGTGACGCGGGCCCGGAACAAGCTGAAGGAACTGAACCTGGACGGTGCGATCGAGACCGTCCGCGGCGTGGGCTACCGGCTGAAGGTGACCTGGGGGGAACACTGA
- a CDS encoding carboxypeptidase M32, with amino-acid sequence MSSGKQEKLVQDFLAYVKKMVSYSRAISVLYWDMRTQAPRKGLEARAELISVLAGEEFALSTAPQMGEYLAALTEPAVFDTLNPIVQGTIRECQKTYERNRKLPPDEYQAFVLLTNQAETVWEEAREKNDFALFRPYLEKIVQTLIQFVDYWGYEGNRYNTLLDEYEPGMTVDQLDGIFAKLREKTIPLVAAIAASAHKPDTSFLKQPFALAEQEAFGRYILERIGYDFQAGRLDRSAHPFAIGIAPTDVRITTRYDQQHFNVALFSSIHEAGHALYEQNISLDLYGTPLCDGASFGIHESQSRFWENMIGRSQAFWEHFYPDLKKAFPAQFAGVELDQFYGAINEATPSLIRTEADELTYNLHIMIRYEIEKALINQTIEVGELPEIWKAKMREYLGIVPENDREGVLQDMHWSGGSFGYFPSYSLGNVYAAQFAHAMRQQIGDYEQLIAAGEFAPIRDWLRENIHQYGKLKSPAQLLADVTGEAVNADYLVNYLEHKFKAIYRL; translated from the coding sequence ATGTCATCGGGAAAACAGGAAAAACTGGTGCAAGATTTTCTCGCCTACGTCAAGAAAATGGTCAGCTACTCCCGGGCGATTTCCGTCCTCTATTGGGATATGCGCACCCAGGCGCCGCGCAAGGGATTGGAGGCGCGGGCCGAATTGATCAGCGTGCTGGCGGGCGAAGAGTTCGCCTTGTCCACCGCGCCGCAAATGGGCGAGTACCTGGCGGCGCTCACAGAGCCGGCCGTGTTCGACACCCTGAATCCCATTGTGCAGGGGACGATCCGCGAGTGCCAAAAAACGTACGAGCGCAACCGCAAACTGCCGCCGGACGAGTACCAGGCGTTCGTGCTGCTGACCAACCAAGCGGAGACGGTTTGGGAAGAAGCGCGGGAGAAAAACGACTTCGCCCTGTTCCGTCCCTATCTGGAAAAAATTGTCCAGACGTTGATTCAATTCGTGGACTACTGGGGGTACGAAGGAAACCGTTACAACACGCTGCTGGATGAGTACGAACCCGGCATGACGGTGGACCAGCTCGACGGGATCTTTGCCAAGCTGCGCGAAAAAACGATTCCGCTCGTCGCGGCAATTGCCGCATCAGCACATAAACCTGACACCAGCTTCCTGAAGCAGCCGTTCGCTCTCGCCGAACAGGAAGCATTCGGCCGTTACATACTGGAACGGATCGGCTACGACTTCCAAGCTGGCCGACTCGATCGTTCCGCTCATCCGTTTGCCATCGGGATCGCTCCCACGGACGTGCGGATTACCACCCGCTACGACCAGCAGCACTTTAACGTCGCGCTGTTCAGCAGCATTCACGAAGCGGGCCACGCCCTTTATGAGCAGAACATCTCCCTGGACTTGTACGGAACGCCGCTGTGCGACGGCGCCTCGTTCGGCATTCACGAATCGCAGTCCCGCTTCTGGGAAAACATGATCGGCAGGAGCCAGGCATTCTGGGAGCATTTCTACCCCGACCTCAAGAAAGCTTTTCCCGCGCAGTTTGCCGGAGTCGAGCTCGACCAGTTTTACGGCGCGATCAACGAAGCGACACCTTCGCTGATCCGCACGGAGGCGGATGAGCTGACCTACAACTTGCACATCATGATTCGCTATGAGATCGAAAAAGCGCTGATCAACCAGACGATCGAGGTGGGCGAGCTGCCGGAGATCTGGAAGGCGAAGATGCGCGAATACCTGGGCATCGTCCCGGAGAACGATCGCGAAGGCGTGCTACAGGACATGCACTGGTCCGGCGGCAGCTTCGGCTACTTCCCCTCCTACTCGCTGGGCAACGTGTACGCGGCCCAGTTCGCCCATGCGATGCGGCAGCAGATCGGCGACTACGAACAGCTGATCGCCGCGGGAGAGTTTGCGCCGATTCGCGATTGGCTGCGGGAAAACATCCACCAGTACGGCAAGCTGAAAAGCCCCGCGCAGCTGCTTGCGGATGTGACCGGTGAAGCGGTGAACGCCGACTATCTGGTCAACTATCTGGAGCACAAGTTCAAGGCGATTTACCGGTTGTAA